A genomic stretch from Telmatocola sphagniphila includes:
- the treS gene encoding maltose alpha-D-glucosyltransferase, which produces MSQDDKLWYKDAIIYEVPVRAYQDAIGSGVGNFRGLTQKLDYLEDLGITTVWLLPFYPSPLKDDGYDIADYMDVHPIYGTLSDFKTFLEEAHRRGLKVITELVINHTSDQHPWFQRARLSPPGSNERNFYVWSDTTDKFSNVPLMFPDFENSNWTWDPVAKQYYWHRFYSHQPDLNFDNPEVWKALFPIVDFWMEMGVDGMRLDAVPYLFEREGTLCEHLPETHGFLKALRAHVDAKFPNRMFLAEANAWPEDAVSYFGEDDECHMAFHFPLMPRLFMALQQEDRFPILDIFAQTPNIPANCQWCLFLRNHDELTLAMVTDEERDYMFRAYARDSQAKIFLGIRHRLAPLLRNDRRRIELMNALLFSMPGTPVIYYGDEIGMGDNIYLGDRNGVRTPMQWSADRNAGFSRANPQKLYSQIILDPEYHYEAVNVEAQQNNPSSLLWWTKRLIALRKKHKSLGRGSIEFLRPENSKVLAYIRQFEEETLLLVANLSRFVQQTDLDLKSFAGWVPEELYGHSRFPVIQEVPYSITLGPHGFYWFLLKKSSRASEHPESEVQVPTLEVKVDWSELFENPSFDEIEEVLQPLIEKLIPENLDGPLMSCHVATSWRMQNRGPESVYILVVRLEWREGLPESFLLPLTFTADDQPRELLIPAGQSVLAKVGGPRPGRIIDAAATPEHFWNLIHAIAENRRLSLERGFIRSLSFSEFDPNPPSTEGLPSVQRGQDGDLTAIFDSRFILRTFRDLNEGIHPDVEVGRFLTKQNYFGIVPILGTAELHRGDQGISTLAVLKSFVPNQKTAWEQAQHLLSQFFEKATALSRSKANRMSESDEVNSLEFEADRNLLFAESEAMAEALGKNLAELQVALTSDPSNPAFVPELTTSTYQRSVYQTMRSVTEQILRRFKWGKYSIPESARELVDRLQNSFPALDQRFRKAMDPKIDGYRIRCHGDYHLARLLFVGDNYILTDFVGDSSRSISERRIKKLGLRDLATLLRSMDYVLNSVIYDLGNHRGRAPGVIREEDQALVAGWAEQWRIRTTTHLIDSYLKDPRITHLLPSKPEIMHSLLNLFQVERALVELDYDLRRRPEWIIVPLNAIFRCIEEIP; this is translated from the coding sequence ATGTCGCAGGATGACAAGCTTTGGTACAAGGATGCCATCATTTATGAAGTGCCTGTACGTGCCTATCAGGATGCCATCGGTTCCGGTGTGGGTAATTTTCGCGGCCTGACCCAGAAATTGGATTATCTCGAAGATCTCGGCATCACCACCGTTTGGTTGTTACCTTTTTACCCATCCCCTTTGAAAGATGACGGATATGACATCGCCGATTACATGGATGTGCATCCCATCTATGGCACTTTGAGCGATTTTAAAACCTTTCTGGAGGAAGCCCATCGCCGCGGCTTGAAGGTCATTACCGAATTGGTCATCAATCACACTTCGGATCAGCATCCCTGGTTCCAGAGGGCCCGACTTAGTCCACCCGGTTCGAATGAACGGAATTTTTACGTCTGGAGCGACACGACTGATAAATTCTCGAATGTGCCACTGATGTTCCCGGATTTCGAGAACTCTAACTGGACTTGGGATCCAGTCGCCAAACAGTACTACTGGCATCGTTTCTATTCTCACCAGCCCGATTTGAATTTCGATAATCCGGAAGTTTGGAAGGCTCTTTTTCCGATAGTCGATTTTTGGATGGAAATGGGAGTCGATGGCATGCGTCTGGATGCGGTGCCGTATCTCTTCGAACGCGAAGGTACGCTTTGCGAACACCTGCCGGAAACGCATGGTTTTTTGAAAGCGCTGCGCGCTCATGTGGATGCGAAGTTTCCTAATCGGATGTTTCTGGCGGAAGCCAATGCCTGGCCGGAGGATGCAGTCAGTTACTTCGGCGAGGACGATGAATGCCACATGGCGTTTCACTTTCCGCTGATGCCTCGTCTGTTTATGGCCCTGCAACAGGAGGATCGATTTCCCATTCTGGATATCTTCGCTCAAACACCGAATATTCCGGCAAATTGCCAGTGGTGCCTGTTTCTCAGGAATCATGACGAATTAACGCTCGCCATGGTCACGGACGAAGAACGGGACTACATGTTTCGTGCTTATGCGCGGGATTCGCAAGCGAAAATATTTTTGGGTATTCGGCACCGCCTCGCACCGCTTCTGCGAAATGATCGACGCCGAATAGAACTCATGAACGCCCTGCTCTTCAGCATGCCCGGTACCCCGGTGATTTACTACGGTGATGAGATCGGCATGGGGGATAATATCTATCTGGGAGACCGAAATGGCGTGAGAACCCCCATGCAATGGAGTGCCGATCGAAATGCGGGCTTCAGTCGGGCGAATCCGCAGAAGCTATATTCCCAAATCATTCTCGATCCGGAGTATCACTACGAAGCTGTGAATGTCGAAGCCCAGCAGAACAACCCTTCCTCGCTGCTCTGGTGGACGAAGCGGTTAATCGCTTTGCGGAAGAAACATAAATCGCTGGGCCGCGGTAGTATCGAATTTTTGAGACCTGAAAATTCGAAAGTACTCGCTTACATCCGGCAATTTGAAGAGGAAACTCTCCTCTTAGTGGCCAATCTCTCTCGATTTGTGCAACAAACCGACTTGGATCTGAAGAGCTTCGCGGGATGGGTACCTGAAGAACTTTACGGCCACAGCCGATTTCCAGTAATTCAGGAAGTCCCCTACTCCATAACGCTTGGCCCGCACGGCTTCTACTGGTTTTTGTTAAAAAAATCGAGTCGGGCCTCGGAGCACCCGGAGTCGGAAGTCCAAGTGCCCACTCTCGAAGTCAAAGTGGATTGGAGCGAGTTATTCGAGAATCCATCGTTCGATGAAATTGAGGAAGTACTCCAGCCCCTCATCGAGAAATTGATACCGGAAAATCTGGATGGCCCTTTGATGTCCTGTCACGTGGCCACATCCTGGCGGATGCAGAATCGAGGACCGGAAAGCGTCTATATCCTGGTGGTTCGACTAGAATGGCGCGAGGGCTTGCCGGAATCGTTCTTGCTGCCACTGACCTTCACAGCGGACGATCAACCGCGTGAACTCCTGATTCCCGCCGGACAATCGGTGCTAGCCAAAGTGGGGGGACCACGACCGGGAAGAATCATAGATGCTGCTGCAACCCCCGAGCACTTTTGGAATCTGATCCATGCGATAGCTGAAAATCGTCGCCTGAGTTTGGAACGCGGGTTCATCCGCAGCCTCTCTTTTTCCGAGTTCGATCCCAATCCTCCGTCGACCGAAGGGCTTCCCTCCGTCCAGCGTGGTCAGGATGGAGATCTCACAGCGATCTTCGATTCTCGATTCATTCTGCGCACTTTCCGGGATCTCAACGAGGGAATCCATCCCGATGTCGAAGTGGGCCGCTTTCTGACAAAGCAGAACTATTTCGGGATCGTTCCCATATTGGGAACGGCCGAATTGCACCGAGGCGACCAGGGGATCAGCACTCTGGCGGTACTCAAGAGCTTTGTTCCCAATCAGAAGACAGCCTGGGAACAGGCTCAACATCTTTTAAGCCAATTCTTTGAGAAAGCGACTGCACTGTCACGCTCGAAAGCGAATCGAATGAGCGAATCAGACGAGGTTAATAGTCTGGAATTCGAAGCGGATCGCAATTTGCTTTTTGCCGAGAGTGAGGCCATGGCCGAGGCATTAGGTAAAAACTTGGCCGAACTACAGGTAGCACTCACTTCGGACCCTTCGAACCCGGCCTTCGTTCCTGAACTGACTACATCGACCTATCAACGTTCCGTCTATCAGACTATGCGTTCGGTAACCGAACAGATTTTACGTCGATTCAAGTGGGGAAAGTATTCCATTCCTGAAAGTGCCCGGGAGCTCGTCGATCGATTACAAAATAGTTTCCCGGCCCTCGATCAGCGTTTCCGAAAAGCAATGGATCCCAAGATCGACGGCTATCGAATTCGCTGCCATGGAGATTATCATCTCGCTCGGCTGTTGTTCGTAGGCGACAATTACATCCTTACCGATTTCGTCGGGGACTCTTCCAGGTCCATAAGCGAAAGGCGGATCAAAAAGCTGGGATTGCGAGATTTGGCGACACTTCTCCGATCCATGGATTACGTTCTGAATTCGGTTATCTACGATCTTGGCAATCATCGGGGACGAGCCCCGGGTGTCATCCGGGAAGAAGATCAGGCCTTGGTGGCCGGCTGGGCGGAGCAATGGCGGATACGAACAACTACGCATCTGATCGACTCTTATCTTAAAGATCCCAGGATCACACACTTGCTTCCCTCGAAGCCTGAAATCATGCATTCCCTACTCAACCTGTTTCAAGTGGAACGTGCCTTAGTCGAACTGGACTACGATCTTCGACGTCGGCCCGAATGGATCATCGTACCGCTCAACGCAATTTTTCGCTGCATTGAGGAAATTCCCTAA
- a CDS encoding DUF7133 domain-containing protein produces MKRYRIWPLVGTSLLGILLSGPSTSLLQAQTKKSNKKEAPPPTVEQLMRETRPAEDFKATIFATPDQANYPVFISAAPDGTLYVGSDQNGSLARDKHMGRIFRLRDTDGDGRADEVKTFVKDIDSPRGLAWDIDRLYVLHPPHLGVFVDKDGSGEAGEEKILVKNIAFTFKDRPADHTSNGITLGLDGWIYAAIGDFGFMEAEGTDGRKLQLRGGGVVRVRTDGTGLELFSYGTRNILQVAVSPLLDGFARDNTNDGDGWDVRFHHISGFENHGYPRFYKNFADEEVTPLADYGGGAGCGAAWIDDPRWPKKWNNRPFTADWGNGAIFAHPVEASGSTFIEKGKPSVFVRLPRPTDVDVDANGRAYVSSWRNGLFTYDGPNVGYITRIEPKDLKPEPLPDFAKLSPEALKKLMLETAVYKIRLESQRRLLRAPQSTKIDAELKAAVTDSSYSIPARLAALAYIQQKKGNAAFLASIASQNSDMSGYAVRFLGENPETTKEVAKEAVAECLKSAYPKTRLEALIAATRIGFPGEGITKLLGDSDALIAHTTVQCLAKREASAACFGVLDDSSVSKQARVGASRALAMMHTLEVVKGLISRLEKESVADRRQDILTALCRLYYKEAVWKGESWGTRPDYRGPYYAPVVWEGSAEIGKVLEKTLSNADALESVFLGEILAKNRVKIGDPLGRLVDLAKKDPKALPVLVEQLTKAEEVPPSTLDLLIQASEQKELTGKSVESLVRINQEKAYRAAFAAAEKEKESQRTIIGAPYRDQYLPFFTEKVKSGSSLAYAVLLKIAASPMSVVESKELASKLIEADWRDPKKRETLLAGAVLGNDRSLAKNIVEVVDKGGPESDVAAHALIALKLDATRVKAVFEAVGPKIKEMKVEEALTAGIKAKGEIWRGEQLFNAARCAVCHTISPDQVSKGPYLGNIAKTYRRKDLAESILLPSKIIAQGFQTNIFNMDDGKTYTGYVTREAADKVTIRDDKGTEIVLNKKNIERRTKSNISVMPEGLLAELKVIDLASLLDYLEDLAAHEPITAKKPAKK; encoded by the coding sequence ATGAAACGCTATCGAATTTGGCCTCTCGTCGGTACGAGCCTGCTGGGAATACTCCTTTCCGGTCCTTCAACTTCTTTACTGCAGGCCCAAACGAAAAAGAGCAATAAGAAGGAAGCCCCACCGCCGACCGTCGAACAGTTGATGCGGGAAACCCGGCCAGCCGAAGATTTTAAAGCCACTATTTTCGCCACGCCGGATCAGGCCAATTACCCAGTCTTCATCTCAGCCGCACCCGATGGAACGCTTTACGTCGGCAGCGATCAAAATGGTTCGCTGGCTCGGGATAAGCATATGGGCCGGATTTTTCGGTTAAGGGATACCGATGGCGATGGCCGTGCGGATGAAGTGAAAACCTTCGTAAAAGATATCGATTCCCCCCGTGGTCTGGCGTGGGATATCGATCGACTCTATGTCCTGCATCCGCCGCATCTGGGAGTTTTCGTCGATAAAGACGGCTCTGGAGAAGCAGGAGAAGAAAAAATTCTGGTGAAGAACATCGCCTTCACCTTCAAGGATAGACCGGCAGACCATACTTCGAATGGCATCACATTGGGTTTGGACGGCTGGATCTATGCCGCTATCGGCGACTTCGGTTTTATGGAAGCGGAAGGAACCGACGGGCGAAAATTACAACTGCGCGGCGGCGGTGTGGTTCGCGTCCGTACTGATGGAACCGGGCTGGAACTTTTCAGTTACGGTACCCGAAATATTCTGCAGGTGGCCGTGTCCCCGCTTTTAGATGGCTTTGCACGTGATAACACAAACGACGGTGACGGCTGGGACGTGCGGTTTCATCACATCAGCGGATTTGAAAATCACGGTTATCCCCGTTTCTACAAGAACTTTGCGGATGAAGAAGTCACCCCGCTGGCGGATTACGGTGGCGGTGCGGGCTGCGGTGCCGCCTGGATCGATGACCCACGCTGGCCCAAAAAATGGAACAATCGACCTTTTACGGCCGATTGGGGGAATGGAGCTATATTCGCTCATCCTGTGGAAGCCTCAGGATCCACTTTCATTGAAAAAGGTAAGCCGTCGGTCTTTGTGCGTCTTCCTCGACCAACGGATGTGGATGTCGATGCCAACGGACGAGCATACGTCAGCAGTTGGCGTAATGGCTTGTTTACCTACGATGGCCCGAATGTGGGTTACATCACTCGAATTGAACCCAAGGATCTGAAGCCCGAGCCTTTGCCCGATTTTGCGAAACTCTCACCAGAAGCTTTGAAAAAGCTGATGCTGGAAACGGCAGTCTACAAGATTCGCCTGGAAAGCCAGCGAAGACTGTTGAGAGCTCCTCAGTCCACTAAAATTGACGCCGAGTTGAAAGCGGCCGTTACCGATTCCTCCTACTCTATCCCTGCCCGTCTCGCAGCTCTCGCCTATATTCAGCAGAAAAAGGGTAATGCAGCTTTTCTGGCTTCCATTGCATCCCAGAACAGCGACATGTCGGGCTATGCCGTGCGCTTCCTGGGCGAGAACCCGGAAACAACGAAAGAGGTCGCCAAAGAAGCGGTAGCGGAGTGTCTGAAATCGGCTTATCCCAAAACCCGTTTGGAAGCCCTGATAGCGGCCACGAGAATTGGATTTCCGGGCGAAGGGATAACGAAATTACTCGGGGATTCCGATGCATTGATCGCCCACACAACTGTGCAGTGCCTTGCTAAGCGGGAAGCCTCAGCGGCATGCTTTGGCGTTCTCGATGACAGTAGTGTTTCGAAGCAGGCTCGGGTGGGTGCTTCCCGCGCTTTGGCGATGATGCATACTCTCGAAGTTGTGAAAGGACTGATCTCGCGACTGGAGAAAGAGTCCGTGGCCGATCGCCGGCAAGATATTTTGACTGCCCTTTGCCGACTCTATTATAAAGAGGCTGTCTGGAAGGGAGAATCCTGGGGAACTCGCCCCGATTATCGAGGCCCCTATTATGCACCCGTCGTTTGGGAAGGCTCGGCGGAGATCGGGAAAGTTCTCGAGAAAACGCTTTCGAACGCGGATGCTCTCGAAAGCGTCTTTTTGGGCGAAATCCTTGCGAAAAATCGAGTAAAAATCGGTGATCCTCTGGGTCGCCTGGTGGATCTGGCTAAGAAAGATCCCAAAGCTCTACCCGTTCTGGTCGAGCAACTTACCAAGGCGGAAGAAGTGCCGCCCAGTACGCTCGATTTATTAATCCAAGCTTCCGAGCAAAAAGAATTAACCGGTAAATCGGTTGAAAGTCTCGTACGCATCAATCAGGAAAAGGCTTATCGGGCCGCTTTTGCGGCTGCAGAGAAAGAGAAGGAGAGTCAGCGAACGATAATTGGTGCACCCTACCGGGATCAGTATCTTCCATTTTTCACGGAGAAGGTGAAAAGTGGTTCTTCCCTGGCTTACGCGGTTCTGTTGAAGATCGCTGCCAGTCCTATGTCGGTGGTCGAGAGCAAGGAACTAGCCTCCAAATTGATTGAAGCGGATTGGAGAGATCCCAAAAAGCGGGAAACTCTCCTGGCGGGAGCGGTATTGGGGAACGATCGCTCCCTCGCTAAAAATATTGTCGAGGTAGTTGACAAGGGTGGTCCCGAAAGTGACGTAGCGGCTCATGCACTTATAGCCTTGAAACTCGATGCAACTCGAGTGAAGGCCGTGTTCGAAGCCGTTGGCCCCAAGATCAAGGAAATGAAAGTCGAAGAGGCTCTGACGGCGGGTATCAAAGCCAAAGGAGAAATCTGGCGCGGCGAACAACTTTTCAACGCCGCCCGATGTGCGGTCTGTCATACGATTTCTCCCGATCAGGTTTCCAAAGGTCCGTATCTGGGAAATATCGCCAAGACTTATCGTCGTAAGGATCTGGCAGAATCAATTTTGCTGCCCAGCAAAATAATCGCCCAGGGTTTTCAGACGAATATTTTCAATATGGATGACGGTAAAACTTACACGGGATATGTAACCCGGGAAGCCGCCGATAAGGTGACGATTCGAGACGATAAGGGAACCGAAATCGTGCTTAACAAGAAGAACATTGAACGGCGTACCAAATCGAATATCTCGGTAATGCCGGAAGGGTTACTGGCCGAACTGAAGGTGATCGATCTGGCCTCCCTTCTCGATTATCTGGAAGATCTGGCGGCCCACGAACCGATTACCGCGAAGAAGCCCGCGAAAAAATAA